From a region of the Qipengyuania spongiae genome:
- a CDS encoding invasion associated locus B family protein has protein sequence MPRRAFLTLLLPLILAAPLAAKDSLGVFESWGAFRDPSAPRCYAIAMAEKNGRASETQPFATIATWPRRDVRGQVHFRFSRELRRGSAINLVIGRETFRLTGNGTDGWARDRAMDAAIVAAMRSAPRMTVRGITTGGRRLSDTYPLAGAASAMDAATLGCARR, from the coding sequence ATGCCTAGGCGCGCATTTCTCACCCTTCTCCTGCCCCTGATACTGGCGGCACCTCTTGCAGCGAAGGACAGCCTCGGCGTGTTCGAGAGCTGGGGGGCGTTCCGCGATCCTTCCGCGCCGCGGTGTTATGCCATCGCCATGGCCGAGAAGAACGGGCGGGCAAGCGAGACCCAGCCCTTCGCCACCATCGCCACCTGGCCCCGGCGCGATGTCCGCGGCCAGGTACATTTCCGCTTTTCCCGCGAACTGCGTCGAGGCTCCGCGATCAATCTCGTCATCGGCCGGGAGACCTTCCGCCTGACTGGCAACGGGACGGATGGCTGGGCACGCGACCGGGCGATGGACGCCGCGATCGTCGCCGCGATGCGATCGGCACCGCGCATGACAGTGCGCGGCATCACGACCGGCGGGCGTCGCCTCTCCGACACCTACCCGCTTGCCGGCGCCGCCAGTGCGATGGACGCGGCCACTCTCGGCTGCGCGCGGCGATAA
- the greB gene encoding transcription elongation factor GreB, translating into MTASSPDRTNPITPRGYAALKARYDHLLGTERPEIAEIVNWAAGNGDRSENGDYLYGRKRMREIDRELGHLSRRMKSARVVDPGEQRDLSRVFFGARVTLADEEDEQRIVTIVGDDEQDAGQGLIGWTSPLARALRGAEIGDCRIVRLPGGEKEWEVIAIDYA; encoded by the coding sequence ATGACTGCCTCCTCTCCCGACCGCACCAATCCGATCACGCCGCGCGGATACGCCGCGCTCAAGGCGCGGTATGACCATCTGCTCGGCACCGAACGGCCCGAGATCGCCGAAATCGTCAACTGGGCGGCGGGCAATGGCGACCGCAGCGAGAACGGCGACTACCTCTACGGACGCAAGCGAATGCGCGAGATCGACCGCGAACTCGGTCACCTTTCGCGTCGGATGAAATCCGCCCGCGTAGTCGATCCCGGCGAGCAGCGCGACCTTTCGCGCGTTTTCTTCGGCGCCCGCGTCACGCTGGCCGACGAGGAGGACGAGCAGCGGATCGTCACCATCGTGGGCGACGACGAGCAGGACGCCGGCCAGGGGCTGATCGGTTGGACCAGCCCCCTCGCCCGTGCCTTGCGGGGCGCGGAGATCGGCGATTGCCGCATCGTGCGCCTGCCCGGCGGTGAAAAGGAATGGGAAGTGATCGCGATCGACTATGCCTAG
- a CDS encoding lytic transglycosylase domain-containing protein: MSSMSRKSLFPIALLAGSALAVPSIAHAQDAASWDRARGNLVASQPGRMAQAIQQWEALRDTDRPAFSTVANFITTYPGLPMQESFQRKAERALDSDPAGPETIVAFFDRNPPLTNAARARYALALATQNRPEAFEVARSAWRGGEMSGPTEAYLMGLYGTRFTPEDHDARMNALLWQAAGEAAVRQVMNVSPAMRQMAMARLALVQGETPSGAGLNVPDGALADPGYVFNLARHYRSSGDSASAVNLLATRARFGRTPYDSESFLTEMLRVARGADSARAVTIAAKAEDLFAPGTDISRESYRIRDDWTSLMWLGGTKALWDMGDGNRAAPLFYNYGTAAQTPQTRSKGFYWAGYASARAGNRNEANRYYEMAAAYPDRFYGQLALRELGRPVPKIGSQSPAIPTVEQRQEFNARPLVVATREVARDAPWRTGIQFYRELAQSADTPEEHALVADLAREIGRRDLAVNVAEAAGADGLDGFIVQGFPTLPLPPGANFTLVHAISRQESQFAQNAISHAGARGLMQLMPATAREEAGKAGMQYMTASLIDDAEYNIRLGSNHIERLVSYYNGSYPLAIAAYNAGPGNVNKWLRANGDPRTGAVAWERWIEEIPFFETKNYVQRVIENAAVYEQLYPDRTAYGRARSAGDFLQ; the protein is encoded by the coding sequence ATGTCCAGCATGAGCCGCAAATCACTTTTTCCCATCGCCCTCCTGGCCGGTTCCGCACTGGCCGTTCCTTCCATCGCACACGCGCAGGATGCCGCCAGCTGGGACCGCGCCCGCGGCAATCTCGTCGCCAGTCAGCCCGGACGGATGGCGCAGGCGATCCAGCAATGGGAAGCGCTGCGCGACACCGATCGCCCTGCCTTCTCCACGGTGGCGAATTTCATCACGACCTATCCCGGCCTGCCGATGCAGGAGAGCTTCCAGCGCAAGGCCGAACGCGCTCTCGACAGCGATCCGGCGGGTCCCGAGACCATCGTCGCCTTCTTCGACCGCAATCCGCCACTGACCAATGCCGCGCGGGCTCGATACGCCCTGGCGCTGGCGACGCAGAACCGGCCCGAAGCCTTCGAGGTCGCACGCTCGGCATGGCGCGGGGGCGAGATGAGCGGCCCGACCGAAGCCTATCTGATGGGCCTCTACGGAACGCGCTTCACCCCGGAAGATCACGACGCGCGGATGAACGCCCTGCTCTGGCAGGCGGCCGGTGAGGCCGCCGTGCGGCAGGTGATGAACGTCTCTCCGGCGATGCGCCAGATGGCGATGGCGCGCCTTGCGCTCGTGCAGGGCGAAACGCCGAGCGGGGCCGGTCTGAACGTTCCCGACGGCGCGCTGGCCGATCCGGGATATGTCTTCAATCTGGCGCGCCATTACCGCTCGAGCGGCGACAGCGCTTCGGCGGTGAACCTGCTCGCGACGCGGGCGCGGTTCGGCCGCACGCCTTACGATTCGGAAAGCTTCCTCACCGAGATGCTGCGCGTGGCGCGCGGGGCGGATTCGGCGCGAGCGGTGACGATTGCCGCGAAAGCCGAGGACCTTTTCGCGCCCGGTACGGACATTTCGAGGGAAAGTTACCGCATCCGCGACGACTGGACGTCGCTGATGTGGCTCGGCGGCACCAAGGCGCTGTGGGACATGGGCGACGGCAATCGCGCCGCGCCCCTGTTCTACAATTACGGCACCGCCGCGCAGACCCCGCAAACCCGGTCCAAGGGGTTCTACTGGGCCGGATACGCCTCGGCCCGCGCCGGCAACCGGAACGAGGCCAACCGCTATTACGAGATGGCGGCCGCCTATCCGGACCGGTTCTACGGCCAGCTCGCCCTGCGTGAACTGGGCCGTCCCGTTCCCAAGATCGGTTCGCAGTCTCCGGCCATTCCGACCGTTGAACAGCGGCAGGAATTCAACGCCCGGCCGCTGGTCGTCGCGACCCGGGAGGTGGCCCGCGACGCGCCGTGGCGCACCGGCATCCAGTTCTATCGCGAACTCGCGCAGAGCGCCGACACGCCCGAAGAACACGCGCTGGTCGCCGACCTCGCTCGCGAGATCGGGCGCCGCGACCTGGCCGTCAATGTGGCGGAGGCAGCGGGGGCCGACGGGCTCGACGGTTTCATCGTTCAGGGCTTCCCCACCCTGCCCCTGCCTCCGGGCGCGAACTTCACGCTGGTTCACGCCATCTCGCGGCAGGAAAGCCAGTTCGCGCAGAACGCCATCAGCCATGCCGGCGCGCGCGGCCTGATGCAGCTCATGCCCGCAACCGCGAGGGAAGAGGCGGGCAAGGCCGGAATGCAGTACATGACCGCCTCTCTGATCGACGATGCGGAATACAATATCCGCCTCGGCAGCAATCACATCGAGCGGCTCGTTTCCTACTACAATGGCAGCTACCCGCTCGCCATCGCGGCCTACAATGCCGGGCCGGGGAACGTGAACAAGTGGCTGCGCGCCAATGGCGACCCGCGCACCGGTGCGGTCGCGTGGGAGCGCTGGATCGAGGAGATCCCCTTCTTCGAGACCAAGAACTACGTCCAGCGCGTAATCGAGAACGCGGCGGTCTACGAACAGCTCTATCCCGACCGCACCGCCTATGGCCGGGCGCGTTCGGCAGGTGACTTCCTGCAATAG
- the dapA gene encoding 4-hydroxy-tetrahydrodipicolinate synthase encodes MFSGSIPALATPFRDGAFDEAAFRKLVDWQIENGSSGLVPCGTTGEASTLSNAEHHRVIEVCVEQAAGRVPVIAGCGSNDTRNALLHMQFAKKAGAAAGLCVAPYYNRPRQNGLIAHFSYLAENSDLPIVLYNVPSRTVTDIEDETVVELVKSYPDRIVAIKDASGDLSRVADHRMGLDHNFCQLSGNDELWLPHSAAGGAGCISVTANVAPALCAEFHEAIAANDLAKARKLNDRLFPLHYAMFSDASPAPVKYALSRVHDWFSDEVRLPLCSASEASRQAVDEALQIAGLL; translated from the coding sequence ATGTTCTCAGGCTCCATTCCCGCTCTGGCGACTCCCTTTCGCGACGGTGCGTTCGACGAGGCGGCCTTTCGCAAGCTCGTCGACTGGCAGATCGAGAACGGCAGCAGCGGACTGGTCCCCTGCGGCACGACGGGCGAAGCCTCCACGCTTTCGAATGCCGAACATCACCGGGTGATCGAGGTCTGTGTCGAACAGGCCGCCGGACGGGTCCCGGTGATCGCCGGTTGCGGCAGCAACGACACGCGCAACGCGCTCCTCCACATGCAGTTCGCCAAGAAGGCGGGAGCGGCGGCGGGCCTGTGCGTCGCGCCCTATTACAACCGGCCCCGGCAGAACGGCCTGATCGCCCATTTCAGCTATCTGGCAGAAAACAGCGACCTGCCGATCGTGCTCTACAACGTGCCCAGCCGCACGGTGACCGATATCGAGGACGAGACGGTGGTCGAGCTGGTAAAGTCCTATCCGGACCGCATCGTGGCCATCAAGGATGCGAGCGGAGACCTGTCGCGCGTGGCCGATCACCGCATGGGCCTCGACCATAATTTCTGCCAGCTTTCGGGCAATGACGAGCTCTGGCTGCCGCACTCGGCGGCGGGCGGCGCGGGCTGTATCTCGGTCACGGCCAATGTCGCGCCGGCCCTGTGCGCCGAATTCCACGAGGCGATCGCGGCCAACGATCTGGCCAAGGCGCGCAAACTGAATGACCGTCTGTTCCCGCTGCACTACGCCATGTTCTCCGATGCCAGTCCGGCGCCCGTCAAATATGCGCTCAGCCGAGTGCATGACTGGTTTTCGGACGAGGTCCGCCTGCCGCTGTGCAGCGCGAGCGAGGCCAGCCGCCAGGCGGTGGACGAGGCGCTGCAGATCGCGGGCCTGCTCTAG
- a CDS encoding succinylglutamate desuccinylase/aspartoacylase family protein, producing the protein MEESQNPATSDLTPAPKVEPYQIHDQSIPPGSAVMFKIPVSQQVTGLEASLAVKVLHGAKPGPSVFVSAAIHGDEIVGTAIIQRLLDHLQPEHMAGTLILVPAVNIYGFASHSRYLPDRRDLNRSFPGHEHGSLASQLAHCFLHHVIERCSLGIDMHTAAVHRYNLPQIRIAAGSPNLLELAMAFSAPIIVESPLREGSLRALAAERGVEMLLLEAGEALRFDRYAIETGSSGVLRVLAHIGMIEANDGLENPTVPMRSNRSTWVRAPRGGVSRRSRKSGDIVRKGTLLAMVGGLFGEGSIAVESPVEGVIIGHATLPVVNQGDAMFHIAEVGAMDHIGENASSIAEAMAISAPPFPAAPQLDEDEVL; encoded by the coding sequence ATGGAAGAAAGCCAGAATCCCGCGACATCCGACCTTACCCCTGCGCCAAAGGTCGAGCCTTACCAGATCCACGACCAGAGCATCCCCCCCGGGAGCGCGGTCATGTTCAAGATCCCGGTCAGCCAGCAGGTCACCGGACTGGAAGCCTCGCTCGCGGTGAAGGTTCTTCACGGTGCGAAGCCGGGGCCGAGCGTCTTCGTCAGTGCCGCGATACATGGCGATGAGATCGTCGGCACCGCAATCATCCAGCGTTTGCTCGACCATCTTCAGCCAGAGCACATGGCGGGCACGCTGATCCTCGTCCCGGCCGTGAATATCTACGGTTTCGCCTCGCACAGCCGCTACCTGCCCGACCGGCGCGATCTCAACCGCAGCTTTCCCGGACACGAGCATGGCAGCCTCGCATCGCAGCTGGCGCACTGTTTTCTCCATCACGTGATCGAACGGTGTTCGCTTGGAATCGACATGCATACGGCCGCCGTCCACCGCTACAACCTGCCGCAGATCCGCATCGCCGCCGGTAGTCCCAATCTGCTCGAACTGGCGATGGCATTCAGCGCCCCGATCATCGTGGAAAGCCCGTTACGCGAAGGGTCGCTGCGCGCGCTCGCTGCGGAACGCGGCGTGGAGATGCTGCTCCTGGAGGCAGGGGAGGCTTTGAGGTTCGATCGCTATGCGATCGAGACGGGATCTTCGGGGGTGCTCCGCGTGCTCGCCCATATTGGAATGATCGAGGCCAACGACGGCCTGGAGAACCCGACCGTGCCGATGCGCTCCAACCGTTCGACCTGGGTCCGGGCCCCGCGCGGCGGGGTCTCGCGCCGCTCACGCAAGTCGGGCGACATCGTGCGCAAGGGCACGCTGCTGGCAATGGTCGGTGGGCTGTTCGGGGAAGGCAGCATCGCAGTGGAAAGTCCGGTCGAGGGCGTCATCATCGGCCACGCCACCCTGCCCGTTGTTAACCAGGGAGACGCCATGTTCCACATCGCCGAAGTCGGCGCGATGGATCACATCGGTGAGAACGCCAGTTCGATCGCCGAAGCGATGGCGATCAGCGCACCGCCCTTCCCCGCCGCTCCTCAACTCGACGAAGACGAAGTGCTCTAG